A genomic window from Micromonospora ferruginea includes:
- a CDS encoding ArsR/SmtB family transcription factor — protein MTEARPEQHRVTISDPQVMRALAHPARMAIMEHLSAAEGGATATECARIAGLSPSATSYHLRELAKFGLVREAAGRGDARERVWEAVNPSYSVEVGRDADPETHAAEAALVEAHLVRDAQRVREWMRRAPDESREWYEATWFSDSVLLLTAEELAELNEAVRALTSPYRQRNRTDPPAGARKVAVQYRAMPID, from the coding sequence ATGACCGAGGCGCGTCCGGAACAGCACCGGGTGACCATCAGCGACCCGCAGGTGATGCGGGCGCTCGCCCATCCCGCCCGTATGGCGATCATGGAACATCTCAGCGCGGCGGAGGGCGGCGCGACCGCCACCGAGTGCGCCCGGATCGCCGGTCTCTCGCCGAGCGCCACCAGCTACCACCTGCGCGAGTTGGCGAAGTTCGGCCTGGTGCGGGAGGCGGCCGGCCGGGGTGACGCGCGGGAGCGGGTGTGGGAGGCGGTGAACCCGTCGTACTCCGTCGAGGTGGGGCGGGACGCCGACCCGGAGACGCACGCCGCCGAGGCGGCCCTGGTGGAGGCCCACCTGGTGCGGGACGCGCAGCGGGTCCGGGAGTGGATGCGCCGGGCGCCGGACGAGTCGCGCGAGTGGTACGAGGCGACCTGGTTCAGCGACAGCGTGCTGCTGCTGACCGCCGAGGAGTTGGCCGAGCTGAACGAGGCGGTCCGGGCGCTGACGTCGCCGTACCGGCAGCGGAACCGGACCGACCCGCCGGCGGGCGCCCGGAAGGTGGCGGTGCAGTACCGGGCGATGCCCATCGACTGA
- a CDS encoding HelD family protein, whose protein sequence is MPATELEDATVLDAELVAERAHLDTSRAALSRMRERAESLFATGDKVAGDAYTAEQLGRHMARRVKELADDPTTPLFFGRLDFGGNADSPHCGDEDPDHAGRDYHVGRRHVTDDLGEPLVLDWRAPVSRSFYRASARDPQGVAVRRRFGFSAGVLTSFEDEHLDRGEELGTASRILTAEIERPRVGPMRDIVATIQPEQDELVRADLADSICVQGAPGTGKTAVGLHRAAYLLYLHRERLRRSGVLIVGPNRAFLSYIAAVLPALGEVEVAQATVEDLVARVPLRAVDEPAAAALKHDVRMAEVLRRAVDAHIGTPTEPIMVSDGSFRWRIGLDPLHRVVAETRAEGLPYATGRERVRARVVGLLQRQAEARRAESPSDAWLRRMSRIKPVADLLDAVWPALTPDGLVHRLRTDADALASAADGLLTAEEQELFRAGRVGRTPKATRWTAADAVLIDEAAGLLERPGGFGHVVVDEAQDLSPMQCRAIARRSEHGSITLLGDLAQGTAPWAATDWRESLRHLGKPDAAVVPLSVGFRVPAVVVAFANRLLPALAVDVPAARSLRHDGALDVRTAEDLTAATVAEVRAALAHDGSVGVIAADDAVDRLRAALADAGVATATVDDVEAAARVTVVPATLVKGLEYDHVVVVEPAAIVAAEPRGLHRLYVVLTRAVSRLAVLHREPLPGPLVA, encoded by the coding sequence GTGCCCGCAACAGAACTGGAAGACGCCACCGTCCTGGACGCCGAACTCGTCGCCGAGCGCGCCCATCTGGACACCTCCCGCGCCGCGCTGAGCCGGATGCGGGAACGCGCCGAGTCGCTCTTCGCCACCGGCGACAAGGTGGCCGGCGACGCGTACACCGCCGAACAGCTCGGCCGGCACATGGCCCGGCGGGTCAAGGAGCTGGCCGACGACCCGACCACCCCGCTCTTCTTCGGCCGGCTCGACTTCGGCGGGAACGCCGACAGCCCGCACTGCGGGGACGAGGACCCGGACCACGCCGGGCGCGACTACCACGTCGGGCGGCGGCACGTCACCGACGACCTGGGCGAGCCGCTGGTGCTGGACTGGCGCGCACCGGTCTCCCGCTCGTTCTACCGCGCCAGTGCCCGCGACCCGCAGGGCGTCGCGGTGCGCCGCCGGTTCGGGTTCAGCGCCGGCGTGCTCACCAGCTTCGAGGACGAGCACCTCGACCGGGGCGAGGAACTCGGCACCGCCAGCCGGATCCTCACCGCCGAGATCGAGCGCCCCCGCGTCGGCCCGATGCGGGACATCGTCGCCACCATCCAGCCCGAGCAGGACGAGCTGGTCCGGGCCGACCTGGCCGACTCGATCTGCGTCCAGGGCGCCCCGGGCACCGGCAAGACGGCGGTCGGGCTGCACCGCGCCGCGTACCTGCTCTACCTGCACCGGGAGCGGCTGCGCCGGTCCGGGGTGCTGATCGTCGGGCCGAACCGCGCGTTCCTGTCGTACATCGCGGCGGTGCTGCCCGCGCTCGGCGAGGTCGAGGTGGCGCAGGCGACCGTGGAGGACCTGGTCGCCCGGGTGCCGCTCCGCGCGGTCGACGAGCCGGCCGCCGCCGCGCTCAAGCACGACGTCCGGATGGCCGAGGTGCTGCGCCGCGCCGTCGACGCCCACATCGGTACGCCCACCGAGCCGATCATGGTCTCGGACGGCTCGTTCCGCTGGCGGATCGGCCTCGACCCGCTGCACCGGGTGGTCGCCGAGACCCGCGCGGAGGGCCTGCCGTACGCCACCGGCCGGGAGCGCGTCCGCGCCCGGGTGGTGGGGCTGCTGCAACGCCAGGCCGAGGCCCGCCGCGCCGAGTCGCCGTCCGACGCCTGGCTGCGCCGGATGAGCCGGATCAAGCCCGTCGCCGACCTGCTCGACGCGGTGTGGCCCGCGCTCACCCCGGACGGCCTGGTGCACCGCCTGCGCACCGACGCCGACGCGCTCGCCAGCGCCGCCGACGGGCTGCTCACCGCCGAGGAGCAGGAGCTGTTCCGCGCCGGCAGGGTCGGGCGCACCCCGAAGGCGACCCGCTGGACCGCCGCGGACGCCGTGCTCATCGACGAGGCCGCCGGGCTGCTGGAACGGCCCGGCGGCTTCGGTCACGTGGTGGTCGACGAGGCGCAGGACCTGTCCCCCATGCAGTGCCGGGCCATCGCCCGCCGCAGCGAACACGGCTCGATCACGCTCCTCGGCGACCTGGCCCAGGGCACCGCGCCCTGGGCGGCGACCGACTGGCGCGAGTCGCTCAGGCACCTGGGCAAGCCGGACGCGGCGGTGGTGCCGCTGAGCGTCGGTTTCCGGGTGCCGGCCGTCGTGGTGGCGTTCGCGAACCGGCTGCTGCCCGCGCTCGCCGTCGACGTACCCGCGGCCCGGTCGCTGCGCCACGACGGGGCGCTCGACGTGCGTACCGCCGAGGACCTGACGGCCGCGACGGTGGCCGAGGTGCGGGCGGCGCTGGCCCACGACGGCTCGGTCGGGGTGATCGCGGCCGACGACGCGGTGGACCGGCTCCGCGCGGCGCTCGCCGACGCGGGCGTGGCCACCGCGACCGTCGACGACGTCGAGGCCGCGGCGCGCGTCACCGTGGTGCCGGCGACGCTGGTCAAGGGCCTGGAGTACGACCACGTGGTGGTCGTCGAGCCGGCCGCGATCGTGGCTGCCGAGCCGCGTGGCCTGCACCGCCTGTACGTGGTGCTGACCCGCGCGGTCTCCCGGCTGGCGGTGCTGCACCGCGAGCCGCTGCCCGGGCCGCTGGTCGCCTGA
- a CDS encoding YbaB/EbfC family nucleoid-associated protein yields the protein MTFPALDRIEALARNLDGWQRELGARMAELEQSSAEGASDSGLVTVVAAADGKILSTEINARAMRFDSYTLAEEFTAAANRAQEAAAARVREIVGEVMGNAPAAERRADDGYGHDRY from the coding sequence ATGACGTTCCCGGCCCTGGACCGGATCGAGGCGCTGGCCCGCAACCTGGACGGGTGGCAGCGTGAGCTCGGCGCGCGGATGGCCGAGCTGGAGCAGAGCAGCGCCGAGGGCGCGAGCGACTCCGGCCTGGTCACGGTCGTCGCCGCCGCCGACGGCAAGATCCTCTCCACCGAGATCAACGCGCGGGCCATGCGGTTCGACTCCTACACCCTGGCGGAGGAGTTCACCGCCGCGGCGAACCGGGCGCAGGAGGCCGCCGCCGCCCGGGTGCGCGAGATCGTCGGCGAGGTGATGGGCAACGCCCCGGCCGCGGAGCGCCGCGCCGACGACGGCTACGGCCACGACCGATACTGA
- a CDS encoding WXG100 family type VII secretion target, protein MSTEALQRNKTYFEQIVSGTPDPFKPLSNAVLWPFEQLLELVAGEPDDLMQAAQLALTTGEAVRQIAGDQVADRARLRGAWDGDAAEKFHASMESVEEAIEELAKGLDGTKEVLVDAANAAVDAFNLLVELILEFLLWFLTEVIIAAVAAALSAGVTLAATVVRVLARLATTVGRMVKIVARFAEILTKLVTKLEKVAELLTRYRKLVMELRKAKKAYKAWNKSGYSKEAFAFKMKRTAILFPGKFAINQASPVNIPGIGGALLDTGVGLHDVSDGHKDRNYLVDGTYREDLGPYTRGVQNVFDSIVN, encoded by the coding sequence ATGAGCACCGAGGCGCTCCAGCGCAACAAGACCTACTTCGAGCAGATCGTGTCGGGCACGCCCGACCCGTTCAAGCCGCTCTCCAACGCGGTGCTGTGGCCGTTCGAGCAGTTGCTGGAACTGGTCGCGGGTGAGCCGGACGACCTGATGCAGGCCGCCCAACTGGCGCTGACGACCGGCGAGGCGGTCCGGCAGATCGCCGGTGACCAGGTCGCCGACCGGGCCCGGCTGCGCGGTGCGTGGGACGGGGACGCGGCGGAGAAGTTCCACGCCTCGATGGAGTCCGTCGAGGAGGCGATCGAGGAGCTGGCCAAGGGGCTGGACGGCACCAAGGAGGTGCTTGTCGACGCGGCGAACGCGGCGGTCGACGCGTTCAACCTGCTGGTCGAGCTGATCCTGGAGTTCCTGCTCTGGTTCCTCACCGAGGTGATCATCGCTGCGGTGGCGGCCGCGCTCAGCGCCGGCGTGACCCTGGCGGCCACCGTGGTGCGGGTGCTGGCCCGGCTGGCCACCACGGTCGGCCGCATGGTCAAGATCGTGGCGCGGTTCGCGGAGATCCTCACCAAGCTGGTCACCAAGCTGGAGAAGGTCGCCGAGCTGCTCACCCGCTACCGCAAGCTGGTGATGGAGCTGCGCAAGGCCAAGAAGGCGTACAAGGCCTGGAACAAGTCCGGTTACTCGAAGGAGGCGTTCGCGTTCAAGATGAAACGGACCGCGATCCTGTTCCCCGGCAAGTTCGCCATCAACCAGGCGTCCCCGGTGAACATCCCGGGCATCGGCGGGGCACTGCTGGACACCGGCGTCGGCCTGCACGACGTCTCCGACGGCCACAAGGACCGCAACTACCTGGTCGACGGCACCTACCGCGAGGATCTCGGCCCCTACACCAGGGGTGTGCAGAACGTGTTCGACTCGATCGTGAACTGA
- a CDS encoding type VII secretion target encodes MTSPSRNLDVQPEALAAFAAASRDRATRFRELHRVFRDGHVARHSFGVMPASFSLAAAYAEQFEACLQGLEEGAEVMADIAEGMTDTADAYTGTDVATTDMFTPGV; translated from the coding sequence GTGACCAGTCCGAGCAGGAATCTCGACGTCCAGCCGGAGGCGTTGGCGGCGTTCGCCGCCGCCTCCCGGGACCGGGCCACCCGGTTCCGTGAGCTGCACCGGGTGTTCCGCGACGGGCACGTGGCCCGACACTCCTTCGGCGTGATGCCCGCGTCGTTCAGCCTGGCCGCCGCGTACGCGGAACAGTTCGAGGCCTGTCTGCAGGGGCTGGAGGAGGGTGCCGAGGTGATGGCCGACATCGCCGAGGGGATGACGGACACCGCCGACGCCTACACCGGCACCGACGTGGCCACCACCGACATGTTCACGCCGGGCGTCTGA
- a CDS encoding ABC transporter ATP-binding protein translates to MILARAEQVSRRYGEVLALDRVDLTVRAGELVGLLGPNGAGKSTLINLLVGLRRPTAGRVELLGGDPRDPASRRQLGVTPQETGLPGTLRVGEVVDFVSAHYPDPVPRGELLDRFGLADQVRRQTGGLSGGQRRRLAVALAFVGRPRLVLLDEPTTGLDVEARHVLWESIRGFHADGGTVLLSSHYLEEVEALAQRVVVIGHGRVLADDSVAAIRGIVGVRRVSLVAEDLPALPGVVATERADGRVHLLTTDADQLVRDLVTAGVTFRDLEVRPTSLEEAFLAITADDRPAPTPV, encoded by the coding sequence ATGATCCTGGCCCGCGCCGAACAGGTCAGCCGCCGCTACGGCGAGGTGCTGGCGCTGGACCGGGTCGACCTGACCGTCCGGGCCGGCGAGCTGGTCGGCCTGCTCGGCCCGAACGGCGCCGGCAAGAGCACGCTGATCAATCTGCTGGTCGGGTTGCGCCGGCCCACCGCCGGCCGGGTCGAGCTGCTGGGCGGCGACCCGCGTGACCCGGCGAGCCGGCGGCAGCTCGGGGTGACCCCGCAGGAGACCGGGCTGCCCGGCACGCTGCGTGTCGGCGAGGTGGTCGACTTCGTCTCCGCGCACTACCCCGACCCGGTGCCCCGGGGCGAGCTGCTCGACCGGTTCGGCCTCGCCGACCAGGTCCGCCGGCAGACCGGCGGCCTCTCCGGCGGGCAACGCCGCCGGCTCGCGGTCGCGCTGGCGTTCGTCGGCCGGCCCCGGCTGGTGCTGCTCGACGAACCCACCACCGGGCTCGACGTGGAGGCGCGGCACGTGCTGTGGGAGTCGATCCGCGGCTTCCACGCCGACGGCGGCACGGTGCTGCTGAGCAGCCACTACCTGGAGGAGGTGGAGGCGCTGGCCCAGCGGGTGGTGGTGATCGGCCACGGTCGGGTGCTCGCCGACGACTCGGTGGCGGCGATCCGCGGCATCGTCGGCGTGCGCCGGGTCAGCCTGGTCGCCGAGGACCTGCCGGCGCTGCCCGGGGTGGTCGCCACCGAACGCGCGGACGGGCGGGTGCACCTGCTCACCACCGACGCCGACCAGCTCGTCCGGGACCTGGTCACCGCCGGGGTGACGTTCCGCGACCTGGAGGTGCGCCCCACCTCGCTGGAGGAGGCGTTCCTCGCCATCACGGCCGACGACCGGCCCGCGCCCACCCCCGTCTAG
- a CDS encoding ABC transporter permease has product MPLALVHARYQLLEIVRIPVAVVGSAFFPAASMLFFVVPFAGDDPTGATYATAAMVTFATMSANIFQYGVGVAEDRDQPWNPYTRTLPAGPAPRLTGRILAGLVLTYLSMVPVVVIAAVATEARVTAAQFLLGLAAVAVISVPFTLLGLAIGYSLPSKAAIVVAQVLFFPLAFGGGLLSAPDDAPGFVKAVAPYLPTRGAVELMWAAVADWDPDPKALVMLVVWVLVLAGVAGWAYRRDEGRRFT; this is encoded by the coding sequence GTGCCGCTCGCCCTCGTCCACGCCCGCTACCAGCTCCTGGAGATCGTCCGGATCCCCGTGGCGGTGGTCGGCAGCGCGTTCTTCCCCGCCGCGTCGATGCTCTTCTTCGTGGTGCCGTTCGCCGGTGACGACCCCACCGGGGCCACCTACGCCACCGCCGCCATGGTCACCTTCGCGACCATGAGCGCCAACATCTTCCAGTACGGCGTGGGCGTCGCCGAGGATCGCGACCAGCCCTGGAACCCGTACACCCGGACCCTGCCGGCCGGGCCGGCGCCCCGGCTGACCGGGCGGATCCTGGCCGGCCTGGTCCTGACGTACCTCTCGATGGTGCCGGTGGTGGTGATCGCCGCGGTGGCCACCGAGGCCCGGGTGACCGCGGCGCAGTTCCTGCTCGGGCTGGCCGCGGTCGCCGTGATCTCGGTGCCGTTCACCCTGCTCGGCCTGGCGATCGGCTATTCGCTGCCGAGCAAGGCGGCGATCGTGGTGGCGCAGGTGCTCTTCTTCCCGCTGGCGTTCGGCGGCGGCCTGCTCTCCGCGCCGGACGACGCGCCCGGCTTCGTCAAGGCCGTCGCGCCCTACCTGCCGACCCGGGGTGCCGTGGAGCTGATGTGGGCGGCGGTCGCCGACTGGGATCCCGACCCGAAGGCGCTGGTGATGCTGGTGGTCTGGGTGCTGGTGCTCGCCGGGGTCGCCGGCTGGGCCTACCGGCGGGACGAGGGACGCCGCTTCACCTGA
- a CDS encoding VOC family protein produces MNGVEPGTPCWTDLATPGLEDAKRFYPELFGWTGRVSTVPDAGGYTVFYKDGRAVAGAGPPATPDQVPIWSTYVATDDADLVATRVEAAGGQVLVSPFDVSGQGRMAVLADPAGAVFSVWQPMAMRGAELFNAPGAMCWNELVTPDPDGAREFYALVFGWHAEDRPDGSIPYVGWRCGARIVAGMLPRAEPLPTDLPAYWTVYFAVEDTDATAARAAELGGTILVPPRDNPAGRSAALRDPQGALFSVSTLR; encoded by the coding sequence GTGAACGGCGTCGAGCCCGGCACACCCTGCTGGACCGACCTGGCCACCCCCGGCCTGGAGGACGCGAAACGGTTCTATCCGGAGCTGTTCGGCTGGACCGGGCGGGTCTCCACCGTGCCGGACGCCGGCGGCTACACCGTCTTCTACAAGGACGGCCGGGCCGTCGCCGGGGCGGGCCCGCCGGCCACCCCCGACCAGGTGCCGATCTGGTCGACCTACGTGGCGACCGACGACGCCGACCTGGTCGCCACCCGCGTGGAGGCGGCCGGCGGGCAGGTGCTGGTGTCGCCGTTCGACGTCAGCGGGCAGGGCCGGATGGCGGTGCTCGCCGACCCGGCCGGCGCGGTGTTCAGCGTGTGGCAGCCGATGGCGATGCGCGGCGCGGAACTGTTCAACGCGCCCGGCGCGATGTGCTGGAACGAGCTGGTCACCCCCGACCCGGACGGGGCCCGGGAGTTCTACGCGCTGGTCTTCGGCTGGCACGCCGAGGACCGGCCGGACGGGTCGATCCCCTACGTCGGGTGGCGCTGCGGGGCCCGTATCGTCGCCGGCATGCTGCCGCGGGCCGAGCCGCTGCCGACCGACCTGCCGGCGTACTGGACGGTCTACTTCGCGGTGGAGGACACCGACGCCACCGCGGCGCGGGCGGCCGAGCTGGGCGGGACCATCCTGGTGCCGCCCCGGGACAACCCGGCCGGGCGGTCCGCCGCGCTGCGCGACCCTCAGGGCGCGCTGTTCTCCGTATCCACCCTCCGCTGA
- a CDS encoding ABC transporter ATP-binding protein: MSAAVEVRGLRVELGGTPVLAGVDLAVAVGEWVTVIGPNGAGKSTLLRAVGGLLPAPDAVSLFGTPIHALRRRDRARVVATVAQSPVVPAGMAVFDYVLLGRTPYMPPLGRESAADVAAVHEVLDRLDLGGFGRRELATLSGGERQRVFLARALAQGATLLLLDEPTSALDIGHQQEVLELVDQLRREHDLTVLATMHDLSVAGEYADRLVLLADGRVAAAGPPDEVLTEELLARHYRAHVRVIPGPHGPHVVPLRRR; encoded by the coding sequence GTGAGCGCCGCCGTCGAGGTGCGGGGCCTGCGGGTGGAGCTGGGTGGCACGCCAGTCCTGGCCGGGGTGGACCTGGCCGTCGCGGTGGGCGAGTGGGTCACCGTCATCGGCCCCAACGGCGCCGGCAAGTCGACCCTGCTGCGCGCCGTCGGCGGCCTGCTGCCCGCGCCGGACGCCGTCTCCCTCTTCGGTACGCCGATCCACGCGCTCCGCCGCCGCGACCGGGCCCGGGTGGTGGCCACCGTGGCGCAGTCGCCGGTGGTGCCGGCCGGCATGGCCGTCTTCGACTACGTCCTGCTGGGGCGCACCCCGTACATGCCGCCGCTGGGTCGGGAGTCCGCCGCCGACGTGGCCGCCGTGCACGAGGTGCTGGACCGACTCGACCTGGGCGGGTTCGGCCGCCGCGAACTGGCCACCCTCTCCGGCGGGGAACGGCAGCGGGTGTTCCTGGCCCGGGCGTTGGCCCAGGGCGCCACCCTGCTGCTGCTCGACGAGCCGACCAGCGCGCTGGACATCGGGCACCAGCAGGAGGTGCTGGAACTGGTCGACCAGCTCCGCCGCGAGCACGACCTGACCGTGCTCGCCACCATGCACGACCTCTCCGTCGCCGGCGAGTACGCCGACCGCCTGGTGCTGCTCGCCGACGGCCGGGTGGCCGCCGCCGGCCCGCCCGACGAGGTGCTCACCGAGGAGCTGCTGGCCCGCCACTACCGCGCCCACGTCCGGGTGATCCCCGGCCCGCACGGCCCGCACGTGGTCCCGCTCCGCCGCCGCTAG
- a CDS encoding FecCD family ABC transporter permease: MPHPRRGAARADAPARPARLRKRWLLAGLAAVLVALVAGVSFGPVSLPPGSVAAELLNLLPGVHLDSGLTEREIAIVTELRLPRVVLGLLVGALLALAGGCYQGVFRNPLADPYLLGVAAGAGFAVTVAIVLGAGAGGALTGLPVTIPLAAFVGSLGAVVLTYLLGVAGGRDRSPAALILAGVAVSAFFSAGQTYLLQQHSDTIQQVYSWLLGRLATAGWHDVLLVLPYFVLTSVVVLLHRRELDVLSVGDDEATSLGLHPQRSRYLLIVAASLGTAAAVSASGLIGFVGIIVPHTVRLLAGASHRVILPLSMLFGGAFLALTDVVARTAAAPAEIPIGVVTAVLGGPFFVLVLRTARGLRA, encoded by the coding sequence CTGCCCCACCCCCGGCGGGGCGCCGCCCGCGCCGACGCCCCGGCCCGCCCCGCGCGGCTGCGGAAACGCTGGCTGCTCGCCGGCCTGGCGGCGGTGCTCGTCGCGCTGGTGGCCGGCGTCTCCTTCGGCCCGGTCAGCCTGCCGCCCGGCAGCGTCGCCGCCGAACTGCTCAACCTGCTGCCCGGGGTGCACCTGGACAGCGGGCTCACCGAGCGGGAGATCGCCATCGTCACCGAGCTGCGCCTGCCCCGGGTGGTGCTCGGCCTGCTCGTCGGCGCGCTGCTCGCCCTGGCCGGCGGCTGCTACCAGGGCGTGTTCCGCAACCCGCTGGCCGACCCGTACCTGCTCGGGGTGGCCGCCGGCGCCGGGTTCGCGGTCACCGTGGCGATCGTGCTCGGCGCCGGGGCCGGCGGGGCGCTGACCGGACTGCCGGTCACCATCCCGCTCGCCGCGTTCGTCGGCTCGCTCGGCGCGGTCGTGCTGACCTACCTGCTCGGCGTCGCCGGCGGGCGGGACCGCTCCCCGGCCGCGCTGATCCTGGCCGGGGTGGCGGTCTCGGCGTTCTTCTCCGCCGGGCAGACCTACCTGCTGCAACAGCACTCCGACACCATCCAGCAGGTCTACTCCTGGCTGCTCGGCCGGCTGGCCACCGCCGGCTGGCACGACGTGCTGCTGGTCCTGCCCTACTTCGTGCTCACCAGCGTGGTGGTGCTGCTGCACCGGCGCGAGCTGGACGTGCTCTCCGTCGGCGACGACGAGGCCACCAGCCTCGGGCTGCACCCGCAGCGTTCCCGCTACCTGCTGATCGTCGCCGCCTCGCTCGGCACCGCCGCCGCCGTCTCCGCCTCCGGCCTGATCGGCTTCGTCGGCATCATCGTGCCGCACACCGTCCGGCTGCTGGCCGGCGCCAGCCACCGGGTGATCCTGCCGCTGTCCATGCTCTTCGGCGGCGCGTTCCTGGCGTTGACCGACGTGGTGGCCCGCACCGCCGCCGCCCCGGCCGAGATCCCGATCGGCGTGGTCACCGCGGTGCTCGGCGGCCCGTTCTTCGTGCTGGTCCTGCGTACCGCCCGGGGGTTGCGCGCGTGA
- a CDS encoding ABC transporter substrate-binding protein, with protein sequence MTRRTPRLFAAALAAGVLLLGGCAEKTSNDTPAAGASGGAFPVSVGNLTLDKRPEKIVSLSPTSTEMLFAVGAGKQVTAVDDQSNYPADAPKSDLSGYQPNAEAIAAKSPDLVVIANDTNKIASQLVALKIPVLLAPAAATLDDTYRQLTDLGKLTGHPAEADAVVRKMKYDITALTKDLPKRADKLTYYHELGPELYSATSKTFIGTIYGLAGLENIADPADAGGKSGGYPQLSQEVIVKANPDFVFLADTKCCQQSADTVKARSGWAGVTAVKNNQVVALDDDIASRWGPRVVDLLKVIVDATAKVPA encoded by the coding sequence ATGACCCGACGTACCCCTCGACTCTTCGCCGCCGCGCTCGCGGCCGGCGTGCTGCTTCTCGGCGGCTGCGCCGAGAAGACCTCGAACGACACCCCCGCCGCCGGCGCCTCCGGCGGCGCCTTCCCGGTCAGCGTCGGCAACCTGACGCTGGACAAGCGCCCCGAGAAGATCGTCTCGCTCTCGCCGACCTCGACCGAGATGCTGTTCGCCGTCGGCGCGGGCAAGCAGGTCACCGCCGTCGACGACCAGTCGAACTACCCGGCGGACGCGCCCAAGAGCGACCTCTCCGGCTACCAGCCGAACGCCGAGGCGATCGCCGCGAAGAGCCCCGACCTGGTGGTGATCGCCAATGACACCAACAAGATCGCCAGCCAGCTCGTCGCGCTGAAGATCCCGGTCCTGCTCGCCCCGGCCGCGGCCACCCTCGACGACACCTACCGGCAGCTCACCGACCTGGGCAAGCTCACCGGCCACCCGGCCGAGGCGGACGCCGTGGTGCGGAAGATGAAGTACGACATCACGGCCCTCACCAAGGACCTGCCCAAGCGCGCCGACAAGCTGACCTACTACCACGAGCTGGGCCCGGAGCTGTACAGCGCGACCAGCAAGACCTTCATCGGCACCATCTACGGCCTCGCCGGCCTGGAGAACATCGCCGACCCGGCCGACGCCGGCGGCAAGAGCGGCGGCTACCCGCAGCTCTCCCAGGAGGTCATCGTCAAGGCCAACCCCGACTTCGTCTTCCTGGCCGACACCAAGTGCTGCCAGCAGAGCGCGGACACGGTCAAGGCGCGCAGCGGCTGGGCCGGCGTCACCGCCGTCAAGAACAACCAGGTCGTGGCGCTGGACGACGACATCGCCTCGCGCTGGGGCCCCCGCGTGGTCGACCTGCTCAAGGTGATCGTCGACGCCACCGCCAAGGTCCCGGCCTGA